Proteins encoded within one genomic window of Haladaptatus sp. QDMS2:
- a CDS encoding acyl-CoA dehydrogenase family protein, giving the protein MPESPIDYSKLEEGRHVNYWELDRTVQFEARRTYPDADFEWAEPRLADFGAVVGNTIADNADVIDKHGPELHTFSKHGEVVNDVEYHPEQAENERLAYGAGIVADSFEAPDERTSALGLTHNLTMDLLLSYADPGFTCPVAMTAGVALVLQKFGDGDTEQFYEGLTSKDPEKLLEGAMFLTEKQGGSDVGANATIAEEAEDGTYRLTGEKWFCSNIDAQATLVLARRPDAPEGTKGLSLFLVPHRLDDGELNDAVYRRLKDKLGTISVPTGEVEFHGATGYLIGKPESGFRYMTEMLNLERLSNAFASVGVMGRCLLESKIHAANREAFGSTIDEYPLMRRDLVDMAVDHEAAAAFAFEAARQLDIRERSDGEKAEAAFKALRVLTPIAKYKTGRMAVDTASYACEVLGGNGYVEEFVTPRLLRDAQVLPIWEGTSNILSLDVLRGMAREQSHEGVIELVQGWLDDVDHTHLEGLKATVESEFEHLQAALDTLATEDEDYAQLQAKRLADYIFDVVTAALLLSEAQWQLDEEGNARKALVAERFVETRFDTRPARGITSGSKFAIEHFDAIVRYGAVEPTALVDAAPADD; this is encoded by the coding sequence ATGCCCGAATCCCCCATCGACTATTCGAAACTCGAGGAGGGTCGCCACGTGAATTACTGGGAGCTGGACCGAACCGTCCAGTTCGAGGCCCGCCGGACGTATCCCGACGCCGATTTCGAGTGGGCCGAACCTCGCCTCGCCGACTTCGGCGCTGTCGTCGGGAACACGATCGCCGACAACGCAGACGTCATCGACAAACACGGCCCGGAACTCCACACCTTCTCGAAACACGGCGAGGTCGTAAACGACGTCGAGTACCACCCAGAACAGGCGGAAAACGAACGTCTCGCCTACGGCGCAGGCATCGTGGCCGACTCCTTCGAGGCTCCAGACGAACGCACCTCGGCGCTCGGCCTCACCCACAACCTGACGATGGACCTCCTTCTGTCGTACGCAGACCCCGGCTTTACCTGCCCCGTGGCGATGACTGCGGGGGTCGCACTCGTCCTCCAGAAGTTCGGCGACGGCGACACAGAACAGTTCTACGAAGGCCTGACGAGCAAAGACCCCGAGAAACTGCTGGAGGGTGCAATGTTCCTCACCGAAAAGCAGGGTGGGAGCGACGTGGGCGCGAACGCCACCATCGCGGAGGAAGCGGAGGACGGAACCTACCGACTCACGGGCGAGAAGTGGTTCTGTTCGAACATCGACGCACAGGCCACGCTCGTGCTGGCCCGCCGCCCGGACGCACCAGAGGGAACGAAGGGACTCTCGCTGTTTCTCGTCCCCCACCGCCTCGACGACGGCGAACTCAACGACGCAGTCTACCGCCGGTTGAAGGACAAACTCGGGACGATAAGCGTGCCGACGGGCGAAGTCGAGTTCCACGGAGCGACTGGCTACCTCATCGGGAAGCCGGAATCGGGCTTTCGCTACATGACCGAGATGCTCAATTTAGAACGCCTCTCGAACGCCTTCGCCTCCGTGGGCGTGATGGGGCGGTGCCTGCTCGAAAGCAAAATTCACGCCGCGAACCGCGAGGCGTTCGGGTCCACCATCGACGAGTACCCCCTCATGCGCCGGGACCTCGTGGACATGGCCGTAGACCACGAGGCGGCCGCCGCGTTCGCCTTCGAGGCCGCCCGGCAACTCGACATTCGCGAACGAAGCGACGGGGAAAAAGCAGAAGCCGCGTTCAAAGCCCTGCGCGTGCTGACTCCGATTGCAAAGTACAAGACGGGGCGCATGGCGGTCGACACCGCCTCCTACGCCTGCGAGGTGCTCGGTGGCAACGGCTACGTCGAGGAGTTCGTCACCCCGCGGCTTCTCCGGGACGCGCAGGTGCTCCCCATCTGGGAGGGCACCTCGAACATCCTCTCGCTCGACGTGCTCCGCGGAATGGCCCGCGAGCAGTCCCACGAGGGCGTCATCGAACTGGTTCAGGGGTGGCTCGACGACGTGGACCACACCCACCTCGAAGGCCTCAAAGCGACCGTCGAATCCGAATTTGAGCACCTACAGGCGGCGCTCGACACGCTCGCGACAGAAGACGAGGACTACGCCCAACTCCAGGCAAAGCGCCTCGCCGACTACATCTTCGACGTGGTGACCGCCGCGCTCCTCCTCTCGGAAGCCCAGTGGCAACTCGACGAGGAAGGCAACGCGAGAAAGGCGCTCGTCGCGGAGCGATTCGTCGAGACGCGCTTCGACACCCGACCCGCCCGCGGCATCACCTCGGGAAGCAAATTCGCCATCGAGCACTTCGACGCCATCGTCAGGTACGGAGCCGTCGAACCGACGGCGCTCGTAGACGCCGCGCCCGCAGACGACTAA
- a CDS encoding class I SAM-dependent methyltransferase encodes MRGANSKRDVATSFGRASTGYRDSPVHRGGRDLQLLSEWANEATLALDVATGAGHTGNALMRAGVDEVIVVDLTPEMVALAQSSFPLLRGVVGDAEGLPFPDDTFDAVSCRIAAHHFPDPATFVAEVARVLAPGGVFVLEDNVAPDDEVLAEFLNRVERLRDPTHVESYSEQRWRDWLDDAGFVVEETAWVRRTLEFDSWVERIGVPQARLDELQAAFDKAPNAARRYFDIWYAEDGVASFTTPKLLVRARA; translated from the coding sequence ATGCGCGGGGCAAACTCGAAACGGGATGTGGCAACGTCGTTTGGTCGAGCAAGCACGGGTTACCGCGATAGCCCCGTCCACCGCGGCGGACGCGATTTACAGCTGTTGAGCGAGTGGGCGAACGAAGCGACCCTCGCCCTCGACGTCGCGACCGGCGCGGGCCACACCGGCAACGCCCTCATGCGCGCCGGCGTCGACGAGGTCATCGTCGTCGACCTCACCCCCGAAATGGTCGCACTCGCCCAATCGTCGTTCCCCCTCCTGCGCGGCGTCGTCGGCGATGCAGAGGGCCTGCCGTTCCCTGACGACACGTTCGACGCCGTCTCGTGTCGTATCGCCGCCCACCACTTTCCGGACCCCGCAACCTTCGTCGCCGAAGTCGCTCGCGTTCTCGCCCCCGGTGGCGTCTTCGTCTTAGAAGACAACGTCGCGCCGGACGACGAGGTGCTCGCGGAGTTTCTGAACCGCGTCGAACGCCTCCGTGACCCGACGCACGTCGAGAGTTATTCAGAACAGCGCTGGCGCGACTGGCTCGACGACGCCGGCTTCGTCGTCGAGGAGACGGCCTGGGTCCGGCGGACCCTCGAATTCGATAGCTGGGTCGAACGAATCGGCGTCCCGCAAGCCCGGCTGGACGAACTCCAGGCGGCGTTCGACAAAGCCCCGAATGCGGCGCGACGGTACTTCGACATCTGGTACGCAGAAGACGGTGTGGCGTCGTTCACGACGCCGAAACTGCTCGTCCGCGCACGGGCCTAA
- a CDS encoding HAD-IIA family hydrolase, whose amino-acid sequence MTYRGAVVDLDGTVYRGESLIPGANAGIDFLRSSGLDLLFFSNNPTKSPAAYSERLASHGLDVPIEEIASSATVTAAYLQDHHADDNVFVIGDPGLVEQLEAADLTLTDEPTATDVLVGSWDREFSYRKLTSALWAIQAGAAFIGTDPDRRVPIGDGRLIPGSGAIIHAIEGVADRPADHVLGKPSEEAAELALSRLGVSADDCLVIGDSLQTDISMGERVGMTTVLVRSGITTPENIDAGRVRPDYVVDSLGEIGEIF is encoded by the coding sequence ATGACCTACCGCGGAGCAGTCGTGGACCTGGACGGAACGGTGTATCGAGGCGAATCGCTCATTCCTGGCGCGAACGCCGGTATCGACTTTTTGCGCTCGTCGGGACTCGACCTCCTGTTTTTCTCGAACAACCCGACGAAATCACCCGCGGCCTACAGCGAGCGACTGGCAAGCCACGGCCTCGACGTGCCTATCGAGGAGATCGCCTCCTCTGCGACCGTCACCGCAGCGTACCTGCAGGACCACCACGCGGACGACAACGTGTTCGTCATCGGCGACCCCGGACTGGTCGAACAACTCGAAGCCGCAGACCTGACGCTCACCGACGAACCGACAGCGACCGACGTGCTGGTCGGATCGTGGGACCGCGAGTTCAGTTACCGGAAACTCACGAGCGCGCTCTGGGCGATTCAGGCCGGCGCGGCGTTCATCGGCACCGACCCGGACCGCCGCGTCCCCATCGGCGACGGCCGACTCATCCCCGGGTCCGGTGCCATCATCCACGCCATCGAGGGGGTTGCAGACCGCCCTGCGGATCACGTTCTCGGGAAACCCTCCGAGGAAGCCGCCGAACTCGCACTGTCGCGACTCGGCGTGAGCGCGGACGATTGTCTCGTCATCGGCGACAGCCTCCAGACCGACATCTCGATGGGCGAGCGCGTCGGCATGACGACGGTTCTCGTGCGCTCTGGCATCACCACGCCAGAGAACATCGACGCCGGGCGGGTGCGCCCCGATTACGTCGTCGATTCACTCGGCGAGATTGGTGAAATTTTCTGA
- a CDS encoding MTH865 family protein has protein sequence MADRAELRQQMIDAFEGADYPISSPMELVPALPNGPATKFESGDFSMTAMELNTKISGGDFPYESPEAFVDDVLDKLEEQDYI, from the coding sequence ATGGCTGACCGAGCAGAACTCAGACAGCAGATGATCGATGCGTTCGAAGGTGCAGACTACCCAATCTCCAGCCCGATGGAACTCGTCCCAGCGCTGCCAAACGGCCCAGCGACGAAGTTCGAATCCGGCGACTTCTCCATGACCGCCATGGAGCTCAACACGAAGATTAGCGGCGGGGACTTCCCGTACGAGAGTCCGGAAGCCTTCGTCGACGACGTCCTCGACAAACTCGAAGAACAGGACTACATCTGA
- a CDS encoding metal-dependent hydrolase encodes MYATGHYGAALLVYAPVGVALTLSGQFELAVVGGGLMLAFSTLPDIDIKTPLIPHRGPTHTILFALLVGAGLGWVALRLTTPILAGFAFGVGVLSIASHLLADWITPMGIKPFWPFSRRRYSLDLTTAKNPVANYLLLGLGVFVTAVSVLYLQ; translated from the coding sequence ATGTACGCGACTGGCCACTATGGTGCTGCGTTGTTGGTGTACGCCCCCGTCGGCGTCGCCCTCACGCTCTCTGGTCAGTTCGAACTCGCAGTGGTCGGCGGCGGCCTCATGCTCGCCTTCTCGACGCTGCCAGACATCGACATCAAGACGCCGCTCATCCCCCACCGGGGACCGACCCACACTATCCTGTTCGCGCTGCTGGTCGGTGCGGGACTCGGCTGGGTCGCCCTCAGACTCACCACGCCGATACTCGCCGGATTCGCCTTCGGGGTCGGCGTCCTCTCCATCGCGTCCCACCTCCTCGCCGACTGGATTACGCCGATGGGAATCAAACCGTTCTGGCCGTTCTCGCGGCGAAGGTACTCACTCGACCTGACGACGGCGAAGAATCCAGTCGCGAACTACCTGCTGTTGGGCCTCGGCGTGTTCGTGACGGCTGTCTCGGTGCTTTACTTGCAGTAA
- a CDS encoding DUF998 domain-containing protein, with the protein MNTHRAGALSGILAPGITLGAILLATLLSPTFTWTGSALSNLGGAGERTAWLFNGGLMVGSLVALPFVAVIVRAARNWWQRVGVGFLALSLVALFSVGVFPIGTAYHFPAALSFYLLLTLALWVHGTGSVIAADVSFGLASIWLGIANIMTWMVWVSTGDLTRSGLAIPEIIGALIFGGWMAFAARRLFARPRTAVSQPLSKTD; encoded by the coding sequence ATGAATACCCACCGCGCCGGAGCCCTTTCCGGCATCCTCGCACCCGGTATCACGCTCGGTGCAATCCTCCTGGCCACGCTCCTCTCGCCGACCTTCACGTGGACCGGAAGCGCGCTCTCCAACCTCGGCGGCGCGGGCGAACGGACGGCGTGGCTGTTCAACGGCGGCCTCATGGTTGGCAGCCTCGTCGCCCTGCCGTTCGTCGCGGTGATCGTGCGCGCCGCCAGAAACTGGTGGCAACGAGTGGGAGTGGGCTTTCTCGCCCTGTCGCTCGTCGCCCTGTTCTCCGTCGGTGTCTTCCCTATCGGGACGGCGTATCACTTCCCCGCCGCACTCTCGTTTTACCTGTTGCTCACCCTCGCTCTCTGGGTCCACGGAACCGGGTCTGTGATTGCCGCAGACGTTTCCTTTGGTCTCGCGAGCATCTGGCTCGGCATCGCGAACATCATGACGTGGATGGTCTGGGTTTCGACGGGCGACCTCACGCGCAGTGGCCTCGCGATTCCAGAAATCATCGGCGCGCTCATCTTCGGCGGGTGGATGGCCTTCGCTGCACGGCGACTGTTCGCCCGGCCGCGAACTGCGGTCAGCCAGCCACTTTCGAAAACTGATTGA
- the rbcL gene encoding type III ribulose-bisphosphate carboxylase, giving the protein MTGIEYADFLDLDYEPVATDLVCTFTLRPGEGMSMEDAAGRVASESSNGTWAELQVEEGVTELSATAFDIDGNTIRVAYPEALFEAGNMAQILSCIAGNIMGMKAVDSIRLEDCEWPEALVDGFPGPQFGSSVATELLSAHGRPVTATVPKPKVGLHTESHAQIGYDAWMGGVDLLKDDENLTDQSFNPFEARVARSLELRDKAQEETGERKDYLVNITAETDEMLRRAEFVADHGGKFVMVDVVTAGWSSVQTVRRRCEDLGLAIHAHRAMHAAFDRHPNQGVSMRVIAQIARLVGVDHIHTGTAGLGKLENEDTAGINDWLTSDLYGMKDVLPVASGGLHPGIIDELINRLGPNLIIQAGGGIHGHPDGTAAGAKAFRQSIDASVEGISLREYAETHPELKVALEKWGTQTPR; this is encoded by the coding sequence ATGACAGGGATTGAGTACGCAGACTTCCTGGATCTCGACTACGAACCCGTCGCAACCGACCTCGTCTGTACGTTCACGCTCCGTCCCGGGGAGGGGATGAGCATGGAGGACGCCGCCGGCCGCGTCGCCTCCGAGAGTTCGAACGGCACGTGGGCCGAATTACAGGTCGAAGAAGGCGTCACCGAACTCAGTGCAACTGCCTTCGACATCGACGGAAACACGATTCGCGTCGCCTACCCCGAGGCACTGTTCGAGGCGGGCAACATGGCCCAGATTCTCTCCTGTATCGCGGGGAACATCATGGGGATGAAGGCGGTCGATTCCATCCGCCTCGAAGACTGCGAGTGGCCGGAAGCCCTCGTCGACGGCTTCCCTGGTCCGCAGTTCGGGTCGTCGGTGGCGACGGAACTGCTCTCCGCCCACGGTCGCCCGGTCACCGCGACGGTGCCAAAGCCGAAAGTCGGCCTCCATACCGAATCGCACGCGCAAATCGGCTACGACGCTTGGATGGGCGGGGTCGACCTGCTCAAGGACGACGAGAACCTCACCGACCAGTCGTTCAACCCGTTCGAAGCGCGCGTCGCACGGTCGCTCGAACTGCGCGACAAGGCACAGGAGGAGACCGGCGAACGCAAGGACTACCTCGTGAACATCACCGCAGAGACCGACGAGATGCTCCGACGCGCGGAGTTCGTCGCGGACCACGGCGGCAAGTTCGTCATGGTGGACGTCGTCACCGCGGGCTGGTCGAGCGTCCAGACCGTGCGCCGGCGCTGTGAGGACCTCGGCCTCGCAATCCACGCCCACCGCGCGATGCACGCCGCCTTCGACCGCCACCCTAACCAGGGCGTCTCGATGCGCGTCATCGCGCAAATCGCCCGACTGGTCGGCGTCGACCACATCCACACCGGCACGGCAGGCCTCGGGAAACTCGAAAACGAGGACACTGCGGGTATCAACGACTGGCTCACCTCGGACCTCTACGGTATGAAGGACGTCCTTCCGGTGGCCTCTGGCGGCCTGCATCCGGGTATCATCGATGAACTCATCAACCGCCTGGGGCCGAACCTCATCATCCAGGCCGGTGGTGGCATCCACGGCCACCCAGACGGAACCGCAGCGGGTGCGAAGGCGTTCCGACAGTCAATCGACGCCTCAGTCGAGGGAATCTCTCTGCGCGAATACGCGGAGACCCACCCCGAACTGAAGGTTGCCCTCGAAAAGTGGGGCACACAGACGCCACGCTGA
- a CDS encoding CynX/NimT family MFS transporter, with amino-acid sequence MAQSASTRRSSLLLALGSVAYLALMFVWFSLPAFLLPITADLSLTTAQAGFLTGAIPLSYIPLSVASGVIVDRIGPRRSVGIALLIFGVAQIARGYATDFWSMLLPTLLLGVGGTGITFGLPKLISAIYPAERVGSASSVYMIGSYLGVATAFSLGRGVLGPVLGGWRPVFLWGGVAAFAFGGCWFLVTLRVAGDGLDAPPESERTAAGTNVRAVLTTPGMVSVIVIGTMYLLILHGIQGWLATVLESRGVAPAMAATITSGMVGAQILGALAIPLVVSRTSYRAIVLGCGVLATAGTLGLWLPGLGGSVAVVGSVVVGIAVGALSPLVRAIPVELDGVGPELTGTAVGLVFTVGEIGGFLGPFLIGSLETTTGSFAPGLALLTVGSLVILGAGATLST; translated from the coding sequence ATGGCACAGTCGGCCTCCACACGACGCTCGTCGCTGCTCCTCGCGCTCGGCAGCGTCGCCTACCTCGCGCTGATGTTCGTCTGGTTCTCCCTGCCCGCGTTCTTGCTCCCGATTACCGCAGACCTCTCCCTGACAACGGCGCAGGCTGGTTTCCTGACGGGTGCGATTCCGCTCTCGTACATTCCCCTCTCGGTGGCGAGTGGCGTCATCGTCGACCGCATCGGTCCTCGGCGGAGCGTCGGCATCGCCCTGCTCATCTTCGGCGTCGCGCAGATTGCACGGGGCTACGCGACTGATTTCTGGTCGATGTTGCTCCCGACGCTCCTGCTCGGCGTTGGGGGGACGGGCATCACGTTCGGTCTGCCGAAGCTCATCTCCGCGATATATCCGGCCGAACGGGTCGGGTCCGCCTCTTCGGTCTACATGATTGGGTCGTACCTCGGCGTGGCCACCGCCTTCTCGCTCGGGCGTGGCGTGCTCGGCCCAGTGCTCGGTGGCTGGCGACCTGTGTTTCTGTGGGGTGGCGTCGCCGCATTCGCGTTCGGCGGCTGCTGGTTCCTCGTGACTCTCCGGGTGGCTGGCGACGGCCTCGATGCGCCGCCCGAATCCGAGCGAACCGCCGCGGGAACGAACGTCCGCGCCGTGCTCACGACGCCCGGCATGGTGAGCGTCATCGTCATCGGAACGATGTACCTGCTCATCCTCCACGGGATTCAGGGGTGGCTCGCGACGGTTCTCGAAAGCCGAGGCGTCGCGCCCGCGATGGCCGCCACCATCACGAGCGGTATGGTCGGTGCGCAGATACTCGGCGCCCTCGCCATCCCGCTGGTCGTCTCGCGGACGAGTTATCGGGCAATCGTCCTCGGCTGTGGGGTGCTCGCGACGGCCGGCACGCTCGGTCTCTGGCTGCCAGGTCTCGGCGGTTCGGTTGCCGTCGTCGGGTCGGTGGTCGTCGGCATCGCCGTCGGCGCGCTCTCGCCGCTCGTTCGGGCGATTCCGGTCGAACTGGACGGCGTCGGACCGGAGCTGACTGGGACGGCCGTTGGACTGGTGTTCACCGTGGGTGAAATTGGCGGCTTCCTCGGCCCGTTCCTCATCGGGTCGCTCGAAACTACGACCGGGTCGTTCGCGCCCGGCCTCGCGCTGCTCACGGTGGGCAGCCTCGTCATCCTCGGAGCCGGGGCGACGCTCTCCACTTAG
- a CDS encoding TrkA family potassium uptake protein has protein sequence MASPGSSLQRLVGRESRRNLFITYLLTFVGVVVAFTFAYNTGMRLLENDPQSLSDSLVVVVETFTTTGYGEDAPWATLPMKFLVVTMQFTGIFFVFLALPLFVVPWIETRLSMSAPNAVEDLTDHVIICGYTPRGETLIDELDDREIPSVVIASNREQANALYENGVPVIFGDPETNETLESANIADARAVVADEDDETNASIALTAKDICDTQVITFVETDDAARYHRYAGADFVFSPRHLVGESLANKVTTTLSHELMDSVEIGENFEIVEFSIQDGSPLDGVTIEDSRITEETGANIIGAWLSGEFVSPPGPETVIDEHTMLLVAGDEGQLEQVKSLTLSATRRHSPGPVVIIGYGEVGAEVARALDESGHPFTVVDIEDKPGVDVVGDATDDETLREARLDEASAVILALPDDTVSVFCLLILREHYPDIEILARAEETDSVRKMYRAGADYVLALATVSGRMLASTILDEEVITFDKQIEVVRIAAPNLAGQTLAGADVRQRTGCTVIAVRRNGSVITDVGPDFVIQRDDELIVTGLDEDINQFSKVAG, from the coding sequence ATGGCTTCGCCCGGTAGTTCCTTGCAGCGACTGGTCGGCAGGGAAAGCCGCCGCAATCTATTCATTACGTATCTGCTCACCTTCGTGGGCGTCGTCGTCGCGTTTACCTTCGCCTACAACACGGGGATGCGACTCCTCGAAAACGACCCGCAGTCGCTCTCCGATTCGCTCGTCGTGGTCGTCGAAACGTTCACCACGACGGGGTACGGCGAGGACGCGCCGTGGGCGACGCTCCCGATGAAATTTCTCGTCGTGACGATGCAGTTTACGGGCATCTTCTTCGTCTTCCTCGCGCTGCCGCTGTTCGTCGTCCCGTGGATCGAAACCCGCCTCTCGATGAGCGCGCCGAACGCGGTCGAGGACCTCACAGACCACGTCATCATCTGTGGCTACACGCCCCGCGGCGAGACGCTCATCGACGAACTCGACGACCGTGAGATTCCGTCCGTCGTCATCGCGTCGAATCGGGAGCAGGCGAACGCGCTCTACGAAAACGGCGTGCCGGTCATCTTCGGCGACCCCGAGACGAACGAAACACTCGAATCGGCGAACATCGCCGACGCGCGAGCGGTCGTCGCGGACGAGGACGACGAGACGAACGCGAGCATCGCTCTCACGGCCAAGGACATCTGCGATACGCAGGTTATCACCTTCGTCGAGACGGACGACGCGGCCCGCTATCACCGGTACGCTGGTGCAGATTTCGTCTTCTCGCCGCGTCACCTCGTCGGTGAGAGTCTCGCGAACAAGGTGACGACGACGCTCAGTCACGAACTCATGGACTCGGTCGAAATCGGTGAGAATTTCGAAATCGTCGAGTTCTCCATTCAGGACGGCAGCCCGCTCGACGGCGTCACTATCGAAGACAGTCGAATCACAGAGGAAACCGGCGCGAACATCATCGGAGCGTGGCTCTCGGGGGAATTCGTGAGTCCGCCGGGCCCGGAGACCGTCATCGACGAGCACACGATGTTGCTCGTCGCCGGCGACGAGGGGCAATTAGAGCAGGTCAAATCGCTCACCCTCTCTGCCACCCGGCGTCACAGTCCCGGCCCGGTTGTCATTATCGGGTACGGTGAAGTCGGGGCGGAAGTCGCCCGCGCTCTCGACGAGTCCGGCCACCCCTTCACCGTCGTGGATATCGAGGACAAACCGGGCGTGGACGTCGTCGGGGACGCGACGGACGACGAGACGCTGCGCGAGGCGAGACTCGACGAGGCGAGCGCGGTGATTCTCGCGCTTCCCGACGACACCGTGTCGGTGTTCTGCCTGCTCATCCTGCGCGAACACTACCCGGATATCGAGATTCTCGCCCGCGCAGAGGAGACAGACAGCGTCCGAAAGATGTACCGCGCCGGTGCGGACTACGTCCTCGCGCTCGCAACGGTGAGCGGTCGAATGCTCGCCTCGACGATTCTCGACGAGGAAGTCATCACCTTCGACAAGCAGATAGAGGTGGTGCGGATAGCCGCACCGAATCTCGCGGGACAGACCCTCGCGGGGGCGGACGTCCGCCAGCGAACCGGCTGTACGGTCATCGCCGTCCGGCGAAACGGGTCGGTCATCACGGACGTCGGCCCGGATTTCGTCATCCAGCGCGACGACGAACTCATCGTGACCGGTCTCGACGAGGACATCAATCAGTTTTCGAAAGTGGCTGGCTGA
- a CDS encoding DJ-1/PfpI family protein — protein sequence MKILELTGDFVEDYEVMVPFQALEMVGHDVHTVCPDKEAGESVKTAIHDFEGDQTYTEKPGHNFELNATFADIDPADYDALVIPGGRAPEYLRTNEDILEIVRHFTTANKPIAALCHGPQILAAADVISGKHCTAYPALEPEVRSAGGEWEDGVSTDGNLVAGQAWPDHPEWLA from the coding sequence ATGAAAATTCTCGAACTCACCGGCGATTTCGTCGAAGACTACGAAGTGATGGTCCCGTTCCAGGCCCTGGAGATGGTGGGCCACGATGTCCACACCGTCTGCCCGGACAAGGAAGCAGGCGAGTCCGTAAAGACTGCCATCCACGACTTCGAAGGCGACCAGACTTACACCGAAAAGCCCGGCCACAACTTCGAACTGAACGCGACGTTTGCCGACATCGACCCGGCCGACTACGACGCACTCGTCATTCCCGGTGGCCGTGCACCGGAGTACTTGCGGACGAACGAGGACATCCTCGAAATCGTTCGCCACTTCACGACCGCGAACAAGCCAATCGCGGCGCTCTGTCACGGCCCGCAGATTCTCGCCGCCGCAGACGTCATCTCCGGCAAACACTGCACCGCCTACCCGGCGCTCGAACCGGAAGTCCGCTCTGCGGGGGGCGAGTGGGAAGACGGCGTGTCGACGGACGGCAACCTCGTCGCGGGGCAGGCGTGGCCGGACCACCCCGAGTGGCTCGCGTAG
- a CDS encoding ABC transporter ATP-binding protein, whose product MPAIETTSLTKEYDGFAALTDLSLSVDHGSLYGLLGPNGSGKTTTLSILTGQLVPTAGSARVLDVDPVEDPVEVRKKVGILPEREDPPSFMTPREYLTFVSEVRDLDDPEYQIARWADRLGFEDRLDTLATDLSEGERQRVMLAQAFVHDPQVVFIDEPLVNLDPIMQERVKRLFVDYCDVGNTLFLSTHFISVAEEICTNVGILSNGRLIAERDPRTLEDGEGLLEYFLSEVDAAKTAGEATVVQ is encoded by the coding sequence ATGCCCGCCATCGAAACAACTTCTCTCACAAAGGAGTACGACGGCTTTGCGGCACTCACAGACCTCTCGCTTTCGGTCGACCACGGCTCGCTGTACGGCCTCCTCGGGCCGAACGGGTCCGGAAAAACCACCACTCTCTCCATCCTGACCGGCCAGCTTGTCCCGACGGCCGGGTCTGCTCGCGTCCTCGACGTTGACCCCGTCGAAGACCCCGTGGAAGTCAGAAAAAAGGTCGGCATCCTCCCCGAACGCGAGGACCCGCCGAGTTTCATGACGCCACGCGAGTACCTCACCTTCGTTTCCGAGGTGCGAGACCTCGACGACCCGGAGTACCAAATCGCCCGGTGGGCCGACCGCCTCGGCTTCGAGGACCGGCTCGACACGCTCGCGACGGACCTCTCCGAGGGCGAACGCCAGCGCGTCATGCTCGCACAGGCGTTCGTCCACGACCCGCAGGTCGTATTCATCGACGAACCGCTCGTCAACTTAGACCCAATCATGCAAGAGCGGGTCAAACGATTGTTCGTCGATTACTGTGACGTGGGCAACACGCTGTTTCTCTCGACGCACTTCATCAGCGTCGCGGAGGAAATCTGTACGAACGTCGGCATCCTCTCGAACGGCCGGCTCATCGCCGAACGCGACCCGCGAACGCTCGAAGACGGCGAGGGCCTCCTCGAGTACTTCCTCTCGGAGGTGGACGCAGCGAAGACGGCCGGGGAGGCCACGGTCGTCCAATGA